One region of Oscillospiraceae bacterium genomic DNA includes:
- a CDS encoding NADH peroxidase: MKKFVCSVCGYVHEGNEPPEKCPVCKVPASKFNEMVEGAALAAEHEYGVYAKTVKNNPDISEEDKKYIFEQLMANFNGECAEVGMYLCMARIAHREGYPEVGLYWEKAAFEEAEHAAKFAELLGEDLEPNMKATTKDNLKWRVDCEYGATQGKFDLASCAKKNGLDAIHDTVHEMARD; this comes from the coding sequence ATGAAAAAATTTGTATGTTCAGTATGCGGTTATGTTCACGAAGGTAATGAGCCACCGGAAAAATGTCCGGTATGTAAAGTGCCTGCAAGTAAATTTAATGAAATGGTTGAAGGTGCAGCACTTGCTGCAGAACATGAATATGGTGTATATGCTAAAACCGTAAAAAATAATCCTGATATTTCAGAAGAAGATAAAAAATATATATTCGAACAACTTATGGCAAACTTTAACGGAGAATGTGCAGAAGTTGGAATGTATCTATGCATGGCAAGAATTGCACACAGAGAAGGTTATCCTGAAGTTGGTTTATACTGGGAAAAGGCAGCGTTTGAAGAAGCAGAACATGCTGCGAAATTTGCAGAACTTTTAGGGGAAGATTTAGAGCCTAATATGAAAGCAACAACAAAGGACAACTTAAAATGGAGAGTTGACTGTGAATACGGTGCAACTCAAGGTAAGTTTGACTTAGCATCTTGTGCTAAGAAAAACGGACTTGACGCAATTCACGATACCGTTCACGAAATGGCTCGCGACGA